A single region of the Vicia villosa cultivar HV-30 ecotype Madison, WI linkage group LG4, Vvil1.0, whole genome shotgun sequence genome encodes:
- the LOC131598984 gene encoding F-box/kelch-repeat protein At3g06240-like: MAPTIEKVSNHVPEDIIFSIFSKLPLKSVHRFTCVRKSWTLLFQNPIFMNMFGKNMVSKYHSLHDDEAILLLNHFDNIHRQWKLYLLSDEKFESKVQLNWPCPFSPNYGPSNPHIVGSAINGILCICDTEYSSRIVLWNPATDELTRVPQSRAGLYHEYETHFVIHGFGYDHVRDDYKIIQHIVYIGGLEDYWQSVPSGPFWELYSLRNNSWKKINVDMRQRYLMSDEGVEVYLNGVCYWWGKTDHETYVVSFNLTNEMHTTTLFPFNLDDFRRVDRHLAVLNGHVAMILSYVKKTSPSFNISISVLGEPGVAESWTKLFDVRPLSCIEHPIGSGKKGNVFFRKDDDELACLDLSTGVVENIGVKAKRYYSQVVVYKKNFLSVGGMIN, translated from the coding sequence ATGGCGCCAACAATTGAAAAGGTTAGTAACCATGTTCCCGAAGATATCATCTTCTCTATTTTCTCTAAACTACCTTTAAAATCTGTTCATCGTTTTACCTGTGTGCGTAAATCTTGGACTCTTTTATTTCAAAACCCTATTTTCATGAATATGTTTGGCAAAAACATGGTTTCCAAATATCATTCACTACACGATGATGAAGCTATTCTCCTTCTAAACCATTTTGATAACATCCACCGTCAATGGAAGTTGTATCTTCTATCTGATGAGAAATTTGAAAGCAAAGTGCAACTGAACTGGCCATGTCCTTTCAGCCCAAACTATGGTCCTTCTAATCCTCATATTGTAGGTTCTGCTATTAATGGTATTCTTTGTATATGTGATACAGAATACTCTTCCAGGATTGTGTTATGGAATCCCGCTACTGATGAGTTAACTAGGGTTCCTCAGAGTAGGGCTGGATTGTATCATGAGTATGAAACTCATTTTGTTATTCATGGATTTGGTTATGATCATGTTAGAGATGACTATAAAATCATTCAGCATATTGTTTATATCGGAGGCTTAGAAGATTATTGGCAATCAGTGCCATCGGGTCCTTTTTGGGAGTTATATAGTTTGAGAAACAACTCATGGAAGAAAATTAATGTCGACATGAGACAACGCTACCTAATGAGTGATGAGGGTGTTGAAGTTTATTTGAATGGAGTGTGCTATTGGTGGGGGAAGACAGATCATGAAACATATGTTGTGTCATTTAACTTGACCAATGAGATGCATACTACCACTCTCTTTCCCTTTAATTTGGATGATTTTAGAAGGGTTGATAGGCATTTGGCTGTGTTAAATGGGCATGTTGCAATGATCTTGAGTTATGTAAAGAAAACTTCGCCTTCTTTTAACATATCAATATCAGTTTTGGGTGAGCCTGGTGTTGCGGAATCGTGGACTAAACTCTTTGATGTTAGACCATTGTCTTGTATCGAGCATCCTATTGGATCGGGCAAGAAGGGTAATGTGTTTTTCAGAAAAGATGATGATGAACTAGCTTGTCTTGATTTATCTACTGGAGTTGTTGAGAACATTGGTGTTAAAGCAAAAAGATATTATTCTCAGGTGgttgtttataagaaaaactttCTTTCGGTGGGAGGAATGAtcaattag